In Mesoplodon densirostris isolate mMesDen1 chromosome 5, mMesDen1 primary haplotype, whole genome shotgun sequence, a single window of DNA contains:
- the TMEM212 gene encoding LOW QUALITY PROTEIN: transmembrane protein 212 (The sequence of the model RefSeq protein was modified relative to this genomic sequence to represent the inferred CDS: inserted 3 bases in 2 codons; deleted 1 base in 1 codon) yields the protein MQGLYKTAGWLLITLEALSVFSGVIAFFPVFSYKLWFTGWSVWIACPIWNGALAIMTGILLLLAHKEWTQRRLWEASFTFVILSILGCPLHFTVALASALLGPPYCFYSFWGIAGTNYLGYAVAFPFPYAKFPSVCVDPPHYEEYHXQALDLCLSFAMLCVSLTAFITLSARLIRNGHXNVSYQKGGTISCSILNAKMESLVY from the exons ATGCAAGGCTTATACAAGACTGCTGGCTGGCTTCTCATTACTCTGGAGGCTCTCAGTGTATTCTCTGGAGTTATTGCTTTCTTCCCAGTCTTTTCCTACAAGCTTTGGTTCACAGGATGGAGTGTCTGGATTGCTTGTCCCATCTGGAATGGAGCTTtg GCCATCATGACTGGTATACTCCTACTGTTGGCTCACAAAGAGTGGACCCAGAGACGCCTG tgGGAAGCTAGTTTCACCTTTGTGATTCTGAGCATCCTGGGATGTCCACTTCATTTTACTGTAGCCTTGGCATCTGCTCTCCTTGGC CCCCCGTATTGCTTCTACTCGTTTTGGGGGATTGCAGGGACCAATTACCTTGGTTATGCAGTTGCCTTTCCTTTTCCATATGCAAAATTCCCATCAGTGTGTGTAGACCCACCACACTATGAAGAGTACC CTCAAGCCTTAGACCTGTGCCTGAGCTTTGCCATGCTCTGTGTGTCCCTGACAGCGTTCATCACACTTTCTGCAAGACTTATCCGGAATGGACA AAATGTAAGTTACCAGAAAGGGGGAACCATTTCCTGTTCCATCCTAAATGCTAAAATGGAAAGTTTGGTATATTAA